In a genomic window of Bacillota bacterium:
- a CDS encoding PIN domain-containing protein, whose amino-acid sequence MRVMLDTNVLISGMVFQGLERRLLESILKNDHVLVLCEQTETEAEMVLLRKFSISERFLKNFLQLFRIERLPVLPEVFQNVSRLQRRPRAGPGAGLC is encoded by the coding sequence ATGAGAGTAATGCTTGATACTAACGTTTTAATCTCTGGGATGGTTTTTCAAGGACTGGAGCGCCGGTTATTAGAAAGTATTCTTAAGAATGACCATGTTTTGGTGCTCTGTGAACAAACTGAAACAGAGGCAGAAATGGTTCTGCTACGCAAGTTCTCCATTTCCGAAAGGTTTTTAAAAAACTTCCTCCAGTTATTCCGGATCGAACGCCTGCCGGTTCTTCCCGAAGTATTTCAAAACGTTTCTCGCCTACAACGACGGCCGCGGGCTGGCCCTGGCGCTGGCCTTTGTTGA
- a CDS encoding helix-turn-helix transcriptional regulator, which translates to MTLEEVARQVHLSPAYFSYLFRREQGQTFTDYLTATRLDKAKELLRTDPALSISEVAGKVGYEDANYFSRLFKKKTGLTPARYRKKEIERR; encoded by the coding sequence TTGACGCTGGAGGAAGTGGCCCGGCAGGTTCACCTCAGCCCCGCCTATTTTTCCTATTTATTTCGCCGGGAGCAGGGACAGACGTTTACGGATTATCTCACGGCCACAAGACTGGATAAGGCCAAAGAACTGCTCAGAACCGATCCCGCCCTTTCTATCTCCGAAGTCGCCGGGAAGGTGGGCTACGAAGATGCCAATTATTTTTCACGCCTGTTTAAGAAAAAAACCGGTTTAACTCCCGCCCGCTATAGAAAAAAAGAAATCGAGCGTAGATAA